In Agarivorans gilvus, one genomic interval encodes:
- the pseF gene encoding pseudaminic acid cytidylyltransferase yields the protein MSNIAIIPARGGSKRIPHKNVKLFCGKPIIAYSIEAALNSGCFDKVIVSTDDPEIADIAAHHGAEIPFLRPPELSDDHATTTPVIQHALQHFLPQENFDFACCIYATAPFITPTWLKQSYQLLQQHDTEYSYPVVAFPAPIQRALEIEPASQTIRMSQPENVLLRSQDLPPRYYDSGQFYWGKSSAFLNATPILSAKAKALVLEKSSVVDIDDAQDWLIAENLYRSQYSQA from the coding sequence ATGAGTAACATAGCGATTATTCCGGCACGCGGAGGCAGTAAGCGGATCCCCCACAAAAACGTCAAGTTGTTTTGCGGCAAACCGATCATTGCTTACAGTATCGAAGCAGCCCTCAATTCAGGCTGTTTTGACAAAGTCATAGTATCAACCGATGACCCCGAAATTGCCGATATCGCAGCTCACCATGGCGCAGAGATTCCATTTTTACGGCCACCAGAACTCAGTGATGACCACGCAACAACAACACCGGTGATTCAACACGCCCTGCAACATTTTTTGCCGCAGGAAAACTTCGATTTTGCCTGCTGTATCTATGCCACTGCCCCATTTATCACTCCAACGTGGCTTAAACAAAGCTATCAATTGCTACAGCAGCATGACACCGAATATAGCTATCCGGTGGTTGCATTTCCCGCACCAATACAACGCGCCTTAGAAATAGAGCCCGCGTCACAGACCATTAGAATGAGCCAGCCAGAAAATGTCTTGCTACGAAGTCAGGATTTACCACCTCGTTATTACGACAGTGGTCAGTTTTACTGGGGTAAAAGCAGCGCTTTTCTCAATGCCACGCCGATCTTAAGCGCAAAAGCTAAGGCCCTAGTGCTAGAAAAATCCAGTGTGGTAGATATTGATGACGCCCAAGATTGGCTAATCGCAGAAAACCTTTATCGTAGCCAATATTCACAGGCCTAG